The Solanum pennellii chromosome 7, SPENNV200 DNA segment ATAACCCCCCTCCCTTCGGTGCTTCTAAACTGTTGAACTAACATTTTCATTAACTGCCAAAGAAATAACAAAGAACGTCAAGTACCCACTCAACATAATTTGCCTCCAATCAGGCCTGAAGACATCACAAATGGATAAGTCACAAGTCTGAGGAAAGCAAActctaaaatatttctttatagttCAATAACTTTGTTTAGATTATTAAAACCAGGTAGTGTTACAGGAGTCGAGGTAAACACAGTCAAAACAGCTGAattctcatttttcacacattACCTTAATAGGTTTACCAAAAAAGAATTGGGCATTTCCCAACTGAATAGCTTGAGCAGCTTCAGCATTGGTACTGTATCTCACAAACCCAAAACCTTTGTCCCGTTGAATACGGACATCTTCAATAACGCCAGCTCCAAGAGCATGAAAATGACGATGTAGGTCAACTAAAGTGACCTGAAACACACATGGACATGAGAACCTCACACATAACTAAAATATCTgaagacaataataataaactgCAAATAAACTACTTCCTACTTCCACTGTATATTATTCCTCTGCGGCCGGTAAATCTCTTGTGTCCTAACTGCTACTTGATACTCATGCAGATGCCTACGGTCAAGGAGTGGGGCTATAGTTCCATTGCTTGAATATAGATTTAAATTGAAGCTTAAAAAGCTTGTGAAGTATATCTCCACCAGTGGAACTTCTGATACAGCAGTTACATTTACCACTTCACGTATTTCATGTTATTCACGAATGATAATGTCTGCCCGGAAGAGAGCATGTGCAAATATGATAGCAGGGAACATAGAGATTGTCACAAGGTATTTGATCAAAACTTGGGGGGCTGACCTAACGGAGGGTGGAGACATATCCCCACAACAATTAGTTACAAATTCAATAACAGAGTTCTGAGGTGTTACTGATACTCACTTCAGGAGAAAGGTTGCCAACATAAACAGTTGTATACTGGGGACTATTTTCTGGAGCATCTTCATTGGCCTTGTCATGACCATCATCTAGACAAAAACATAAATAGCATTAAGATTCTTCATTATGAcggttaattaaataaaagtaaGGCAACTAAAAAGTTCTAGTAAGCACTCCACATCAGTTGCAGAGTCTACATCACTTTGGCAAAAGAATGTACACTTATAACACGATGACCCACTGAATATGGATGTGCTTGGATCAATACGCAAGAATAGTACATGACTGGTAAAGGTACTTGATATACTACAACTGAAAGTATAGTGTTGTTTCAACAAGCAGAAAATAGAAGCaactataaaatttaagaaaaaccaACCTGATGTTCCACTTGTCAACTCAACAACACTTTTCGCATCTGAACTCTGCTTTTCATCAATTCCTCCAGCGCCTTTTGTTGCCCAGTTGCAGCGGATTTGTCTGCTTCCTAACCACTTCCCTTTTATTTTGAACCAAAAAGATCTCTATTTAGATGAGATAGAAAACCAGCCTTATCTTCGATCAAGCCTACTAATCTAGGAGATAAAACAATCAGGAAATGATGCAGCAATGTGGCATGAAACCAAGTTCTCAtccatttgaaaatgatttcTAGGAGAAAAAGAAATGCCAAATCTTGTATTTCTAAAACATTGAGAATTATATAAATTGGCTGGTACACCATTCTTTACATATATACTCTGCAAAAACAGTAAAAAAACAGATTGAACTATAGCATGGAAGAGAACCTAATGAGACTAGATTGAGATGAAGACTGGAGGAGATGCAATGATCAGCAGTCTACTTAGCTCTGCGAGTGAAAGACCAGCATAGAGAGTGACAGAATGTCTTTCAATGAAGCTACCCACACGAGAAAACAAGTAAATAATCTTAGTTTGTCCTATGCTATAGAATCCCAAATAGAACAAGAACACAAGCAGTAAGCAACCAAGATTTTCCCCAATAGAAGACTGGTGGGTAAAGTGCTCTATTAAGAATCAAATTCTCAATATTCAATTTAAAGACAGTATATAAACCATGTTGAATGAGtgtatcaaaaaaaaatagacagcTTGTTCATACCAGTCAAGTCATTTATTGCACTTTGCGCCTCCTGCACAAAATATtccaaaagaaaagataaaaaggtTGACATGGTTCATAGAAAAGCACAAGGTAGGCActactaattttcttcttttcctatTTTGGGTGGAATGCGCACGAGAAGAAGCTTAATATCAAAGGGTTGATCAAAGCCATCTTATTACCTGCTGATTACGGAAGGAAACAAATCCAAATCCCCTTGAACGGCCTGACTTTTGATCCCACATAACCTTTGCATCTCTGCAAGGAAAAACTTGAAAGTCATATCTGAGAGTACAAtatatctttgaaaaatgaatgtcaGGGTTTGCAGGACTATAAATGAATAGAGCTTACGAGCAGCTAGGGTAGACTGAAAAGCATGCATACAATGTGGCATCTGTAACCTCTGGACTGAGATCACCAACAAAAATGTTAAAGTGGCCTGTAATCCAGAGAAGGCGGTATTGAGTTCTCAATGAAGTGCAAAACTAACAAGAAGATAGAAAATTCAGATATCTTATATACATACTTGAGGTATCCTCTCTCTGAGCACTAGTATATGCCCAGTTAACTTTTATAGGCTGTCCAAACCTGCATTTTACCAGTAAGGCTTACCACAGAGTAAATGCTGAACCCTTAAGCCAGAATATTGCAAGAAAATCCACTTACAAATTTCTTCCATTAAGAGTCACAATAGCAAGGGCTGCTGATCGGCGATCAAAGTAGTCGACAAAACCATACGACGACTGCATTGCAAGGAATCACCATATATTAGTCTCCTATCAAGAAGTTTCAAACAAGTTATGTGACTTGAGATGAACGGCAAACTCACACATAAACATCAATCTAGAAAGTATCCAGGATTTCAGGACTACAACTGTGAAGACACAAAATATTCTGTGGAACTAACATCAGTATTGCACTATACAAGACGATGAAGAATTCAAACATTTGGTAGACACCAAACCCTCTTTCCTGACCCTTTCTCAGGTTCTAGAAGTGTAGCCCAACTTGTAAAAATCATGGAGTGACAGAAGGTGAAGATTATCATTGTGCATGATTAGTTTTAATGTGAAATACTTTTGCTTTAAAAGCTTAAATTATAATCATGAATAGATCCTCATCACATTAAATTGCTGCAATGTCGCAGCCACAATGAACTCCAAAGTCTGCAAGGTTttaacaagttaaagttaagaaCTTACGTGGGAATTACCATTACAACCTTGTTATACTTCAATCTACAAAAGCTCAATGGTGATTCATCGTTTTTGAAGATTCACAGTTTTGACTGGCACCAATGCTATAAATACTTAAAGCAAACAGACAATGCCTACACTCTAAATTTATGAAGGCTGATTCATGAGTTGAAGAACTAACAAGGCCAGTGTTTCTAAGACTAAAGACAAAGCCATGGTGCTCCAAGGTGAGAGCGATGCCTCGAGAAATAAAGCAAATGTCTTTCAAGGAGGTTACCACAATTCATTTCAAACAAGTATATGCATAAAGTTGAAAAGAAAACAGGAGAAAACAACAAAAGTTGGGCAATGACTGAACAGTGAAGAAATTGGAAATAGAAACTTGTGACTTTTTTTGAGATAAAGGTAACTTTAAATTGCAACTTATTTTTGTTTCCTTTCAATAGTTAATGGATTGTCGGAGTGAGAAATATTTCCTATTTGAAAATCACAAAGAGAAACCACTTCAACCAAAACTATCCATAACCCTAAACGAGTTAAAACTAAACATGCTAGCTTGCCacttctctctctctatctcccTCCAAAAGTCCAAACAAGCACCAGTGAGGTGAACGCATTGATGAAATTCAGCCAAAGTCGCATCTCAACTACTAAGGCATACATCTCATAAATTAATAGCACCCTCCATTGGGCAAGAGGCAATATGCCCTCACCCTCGAGATATGCATATGGCCTAACAAACATATCTGAAAGCACAGAGCCAGAATCATTAGCATAACCAGCTTCACCTGAAAATCTTCTCCCTTAAACAAAACTCAAGAGaaattcatgattttaatttacTTTCTTCATTAAATTGTTAACATGCTACACTAGTTAGAACTATGACATAAATCAATCATCTTCAGATAGGCATGTTTCAATTAACTCCAAGACTTGTCTGGTAAGAAAATGTTAAACATAAACCACAATAATGAGATCAGACCTTCTCTTTTTTAATGAGCTTGCATCCCTCAAGGGGGCCAGTACTTGAGAAGACCTCTTGAAGAAGTGGTTCCGTTACTTGGGGGTGGATGTTTCCAACGTACCTAGTTCGGATAACATTGAAAACCAGAAGGGTTATCAAAGATTAATTCAGAACATCATGCCCTCTTTAAATATATAGACAAGCATGTTTGATCAAGCGCAGTTTCATGCAGCTAAACATGCAGCGATCAAGTAATAAGAAACCATATAAAAGTATGCATTACATGAGCTTTTGTACCAAGATACGATAGAGAAAAGGAGGGAGTATCACTTTCAAGCAAAAGGCAacaattaaaaggaaaaaggaaaaataaaagaaaactggTTTTCAAATCAAAAGAATGGCCATGAGGCACTCACACACTGCGGCAAGTACTTGAATCAAATCCAGGAGGCAAATTTCCACTCAAGATAGGCTCTATCTGTAAACAAATACTATAAAAggtcaataaaaaaaacaaaagaaaaaggataCCTAAGTTTTCCTCAATCCCATGTAATAAAGTTGAATAGAGACTAGCTCAAGTCAATATAGAAGTATACCATGGCATTGTGAAAATTCAcgaatacatttttttttatgacaatgGAACCCGCAGCCACTACCCAATTCGCAAAAACTTTTGATTAGAAGGTACAAATGTGAATGAATGGAGGATTGTGGTGGCCATGACCCAATTCCACAGCCCAGTTATCTCTCCCTTACCCAAATAActtggattttaaaaaaaaaaaaaaacaaccatATCACCATGCCTAAACAGAGAAGACACCAAGATTTGTTCATTCCTTATTCTCAATACTTTCTATCTGTATAGGAGTTCTAAGCAGACAAACTAAATAAAGGCTAACACAGTTCAAAAACCAAACACCATtattataaacttttaattCTTAATACTAGCTGAACTCAAGTCCAGTAATTTCAACTAGTTGCCTCTCAAAAAGGCACCATCTTTCCAATCACAACTCTACAAACTCAACCACAGTGACTTCACCATGTTCTAATCATTAACgcatatacatttttttatttttgacataaaggttaaatttttcaaaagggGATCCaaattagaaacaaaaaataacaaagacccaaaatttcaattttcaagaaAACCACAATCAAGAGATGAAAAAGTACAAAAAGATTCCAGCTTTATCAAAACTTGAACATGGGTAAAATCCAAAAAGGCATAATAACAAGTCAaaaccaaataaagaaaaaaaggaaccTGTGGGGGTGCAAGAAGAGCAGGATGATAAAGGGATTGCTGCATCAATGCTTGCTGCTGCTTCAGCCTCTGTTGCATCATCTTCTATGAATTTAATATACAGGAGATACAAAGGGATGATTttcaagaaaggaaaaatgaaggaagaaaaaaaaagaaaaaagaaaaaaaagaaaagaaaagaaaaagaaacccTTAGAGTGGTGCCACAAGTTGAAGACTGAAAGAGAAAGATGATGTTTTGCTACACTGCtatagatatttatttatttatttatttttagcaaAATCTGCTACacccttttcttttttccttttcctacaCCTGTTTTTTCTTTgtactaaattttttatatatgttctaaaataatattttaaattgttaatttatgtactttttatgttatttttgaataatatatgttacttcatctattttattttatatgatacaagttattttaaaaaaaaaaaatatcttatattCTCACgtatttttagttgtcattttactgtgattcatagtactttttagctcttacattattttcaaacaatatatacaacttttttttgtttcgataaaaataagggagttaaccaaatttcattatgttttttaattatgtttttctaaaaatatcttaaattgttacattgcatttttaagcttcttttttttatgtaatttttaaatatataacaaattataaattaaaacgaagaattaaagttttcaaatcattatatttctatattaaaatgttcaaatctataaaactccacatatatgcttaaattaatagaaggaagccaaacgatttttttaaaaaaaataatatatgaaagctcaacaaatatatatttatttttaatatatgactcCTTCCTTTTCgatatatatatgaacttatttttatttcatttcaaaaaaaataacttctgaattttaatttttttatatagcatatttaagatcacaaaattaaaaaatatttcaatacacaaaatataatatacatataaattttaattttaattttgattggttTCCACCTAgtattatacttgatatatgaTTATTAAGAGATAAATGTAATCATTgtttatttactttcatataataaatagatatcacaataactcataaaaaaaatgaagaaataacaaaaataaggtAATACTAAGGCTTAAGTCATATACCGCCCctcaaagttgtccgcataattcacttagacaccttaactgagacttgtacctattgaacacctaaattgtttaaaacatgtacctattagacacaaaatgctGATATGGCAAAAAATGTGTATTGCACTTCCCTGAAGCGCGTGAAAAGACGTAAAATAgtgtcttttttaatttttttttacattttttcttcttttattgacaCTTGGCattataattaacttaaaaatatcttcttctttatttacacttttttcaaaaaagaaaacacCCC contains these protein-coding regions:
- the LOC107026105 gene encoding oligouridylate-binding protein 1-like, which produces MMQQRLKQQQALMQQSLYHPALLAPPQIEPILSGNLPPGFDSSTCRSVYVGNIHPQVTEPLLQEVFSSTGPLEGCKLIKKEKSSYGFVDYFDRRSAALAIVTLNGRNLFGQPIKVNWAYTSAQREDTSSHFNIFVGDLSPEVTDATLYACFSVYPSCSDAKVMWDQKSGRSRGFGFVSFRNQQEAQSAINDLTGKWLGSRQIRCNWATKGAGGIDEKQSSDAKSVVELTSGTSDDGHDKANEDAPENSPQYTTVYVGNLSPEVTLVDLHRHFHALGAGVIEDVRIQRDKGFGFVRYSTNAEAAQAIQLGNAQFFFGKPIKCSWGSKPTLPGASSTPLPPPAVGHIPGISVTDVAAYEQQLALARMGGSQALMHSQALMHSQGQRIGVASQAIYDGGYGSIAATTQPPMYY